A genomic stretch from Oncorhynchus gorbuscha isolate QuinsamMale2020 ecotype Even-year linkage group LG20, OgorEven_v1.0, whole genome shotgun sequence includes:
- the sparta gene encoding spartin a isoform X1 translates to MSLAEPAELLLIRDQYDRALECLTRGLAADQAGQGPQALELYRRGRQHLTLGLEVPTRGPQNQGAPWDTARQLQQKMRETLTNISTRLANMETAGVGMAGQGGPALVDLVDLSSQCLYPTLGPLVTPMPLPGSSNPLPHLYPTLPPGATPTDSLSTCITMAPSLPILPALPLGLPGEQPPAYTPQPTDGHHSLVYSPAGGGGLGLGGQRVGGPPQPEGGVGGDGEELLFLPRGVQMFFVSSDGQVSAPSYPGYLRIIRFSSQLKDMANGGASAFLHVCDWLYPLTPDTPVLLSTSGIFMFPDTMAGIPGSYVGVVLSSELPAVDRHAFQDLLSQLTELRVQAPEEGAWSEIMNLSEKVPIGPPVEGAGAGTGEEELPLPEWSEKMSQGILAGASWLSKGFVRGAEATGKAIQKGASKLREHITPENVPAEVSPGVTKGLHHAKQATGGAVRVSQFLVDGVCTVVGCVGEKLAPHVKKHGSKLIPESMKNTKDGRSNLDGAMVVAVSSIKGLSAMWTGLETGAKNIGKSVTSETVMTVKHKYGDDVSKATNTGIQSVINVGVAAFNVDNLGIKGVLKTAGKQTAKAVVKERNNTPQAAVGDHNHNGGPEEKEMWERKKDEEDKK, encoded by the exons ATGTCGTTGGCAGAGCCAGCAGAGTTGCTGCTGATAAGGGACCAGTATGACCGTGCGTTGGAGTGTCTGACCAGGGGCCTGGCGGCTGACCAGGCAGGGCAGGGGCCCCAGGCCCTGGAGCTGTACAGGAGGGGCCGGCAGCACCTAACCCTGGGCCTGGAGGTCCCTACCAGGGGGCCACAGAACCAGGGAGCCCCCTGGGACACGGCCAGGCAGTTGCAGCAGAAGATGAGGGAGACTCTAACTAACATCAGCACCCGACTAGCAAACATGGAGACAGCAGGGGTGGGGATGGCGGGCCAGGGAGGCCCAGCGTTGGTGGATCTAGTGGATCTCTCTTCCCAGTGCCTCTACCCCACCCTGGGGCCATTGGTGACCCCTATGCCACTGCCTGGTTCCTccaaccccctcccccatctctaccCCACACTGCCACCCGGGGCTACCCCAACAGACAGCCTCTCTACATGCATCACCATGGCCCCCTCCCTGCCCATCCTCCCTGCCCTGCCCCTGGGGCTCCCAGGAGAGCAGCCCCCAGCCTACACCCCCCAGCCCACCGATGGGCACCACAGCCTGGTTTATAGCCCAGCCGGAGGAGGGGGTCTGGGGCTGGGGGGGCAGAGGGTGGGGGGACCTCCACAgccagagggaggggtagggggggACGGAGAGGAGCTTTTGTTCCTCCCTCGGGGGGTGCAGATGTTTTTTGTGTCGTCGGATGGCCAGGTGAGCGCCCCATCGTACCCGGGTTATCTACGCATCATCAGGTTCAGCAGCCAGCTCAAAGACATGGCCAACGGAGGAGCATCAGCCTTCCTACAC gtgtgTGACTGGCTGTACCCCCTGACTCCAGACACCCCAGTGCTTCTGTCTACCTCTGGGATCTTTATGTTTCCTGACACCATGGCGGGGATACCCGGGTCCTACGTAGGGGTTGTGCTGTCCTCTGAACTGCCTGCAGTAGACAGACATGCCTTTCAGGACCTCCTCTCACAACTCACTGAGCTACGGGTACAG GCTCCAGAGGAGGGGGCATGGTCAGAGATCATGAACCTGAGTGAGAAGGTTCCCATTGGTCCCCCTGTGGAGGGGGCGGGAGCAGGGACAGGGGAGGAAGAACTCCCCCTACCTGAATGGAGCGAGAAGATGTCCCAAGGCATCCTGGCAG GTGCATCGTggctgagtaaagggtttgtgcGTGGAGCGGAGGCCACAGGTAAGGCCATCCAGAAAGGAGCGTCTAAGCTGAGAGAACACATCACCCCAGAGAACGTCCCGGCTGAGGTCAGCCCTGGTGTTACCAAGGGCCTGCACCATGCTAAACAGGCCACCGGGGGCGCTGTTCGCGTCAGTCAGTTCCTGG TGGACGGAGTGTGTACCGTAGTAGGCTGTGTGGGGGAGAAGCTGGCTCCGCATGTAAAGAAACATGGCAGTAAACTTATCCCTGAGTCCATGAAGAACACTAAAGATGGCCGCTCCAACCTGGATGGCGCTATGGTGGTGGCAGTCAGCAGCATaaagg GTCTCTCCGCTATGTGGACTGGTTTGGAAACTGGAGCTAAGAACATCGGCAAGAGTGTCACCTCTGAGACGGTCATGACCGTGAAGCATAA GTACGGCGATGACGTGAGCAAAGCCACGAACACGGGCATCCAATCAGTGATCAACGTGGGCGTGGCCGCGTTCAACGTGGACAACTTGGGTATCAAGGGTGTCCTGAAGACCGCCGGAAAACAGACCGCTAAAGCTGTGGTCAAAGAGCGAAACAATACCCCGCAGGCGGCAGTCGGCGACCACAACCACAACGGAGGaccagaggagaaagagatgtgggagaggaagaaggatgaggaaGACAAGAAATAG
- the sparta gene encoding spartin a isoform X2 — MSLAEPAELLLIRDQYDRALECLTRGLAADQAGQGPQALELYRRGRQHLTLGLEVPTRGPQNQGAPWDTARQLQQKMRETLTNISTRLANMETAGVGMAGQGGPALVDLVDLSSQCLYPTLGPLVTPMPLPGSSNPLPHLYPTLPPGATPTDSLSTCITMAPSLPILPALPLGLPGEQPPAYTPQPTDGHHSLVYSPAGGGGLGLGGQRVGGPPQPEGGVGGDGEELLFLPRGVQMFFVSSDGQVSAPSYPGYLRIIRFSSQLKDMANGGASAFLHVCDWLYPLTPDTPVLLSTSGIFMFPDTMAGIPGSYVGVVLSSELPAVDRHAFQDLLSQLTELRVQAPEEGAWSEIMNLSEKVPIGPPVEGAGAGTGEEELPLPEWSEKMSQGILAGASWLSKGFVRGAEATGKAIQKGASKLREHITPENVPAEVSPGVTKGLHHAKQATGGAVRVSQFLVDGVCTVVGCVGEKLAPHVKKHGSKLIPESMKNTKDGRSNLDGAMVVAVSSIKGLSAMWTGLETGAKNIGKSVTSETVMTVKHKFRGLEGLLDNPSD, encoded by the exons ATGTCGTTGGCAGAGCCAGCAGAGTTGCTGCTGATAAGGGACCAGTATGACCGTGCGTTGGAGTGTCTGACCAGGGGCCTGGCGGCTGACCAGGCAGGGCAGGGGCCCCAGGCCCTGGAGCTGTACAGGAGGGGCCGGCAGCACCTAACCCTGGGCCTGGAGGTCCCTACCAGGGGGCCACAGAACCAGGGAGCCCCCTGGGACACGGCCAGGCAGTTGCAGCAGAAGATGAGGGAGACTCTAACTAACATCAGCACCCGACTAGCAAACATGGAGACAGCAGGGGTGGGGATGGCGGGCCAGGGAGGCCCAGCGTTGGTGGATCTAGTGGATCTCTCTTCCCAGTGCCTCTACCCCACCCTGGGGCCATTGGTGACCCCTATGCCACTGCCTGGTTCCTccaaccccctcccccatctctaccCCACACTGCCACCCGGGGCTACCCCAACAGACAGCCTCTCTACATGCATCACCATGGCCCCCTCCCTGCCCATCCTCCCTGCCCTGCCCCTGGGGCTCCCAGGAGAGCAGCCCCCAGCCTACACCCCCCAGCCCACCGATGGGCACCACAGCCTGGTTTATAGCCCAGCCGGAGGAGGGGGTCTGGGGCTGGGGGGGCAGAGGGTGGGGGGACCTCCACAgccagagggaggggtagggggggACGGAGAGGAGCTTTTGTTCCTCCCTCGGGGGGTGCAGATGTTTTTTGTGTCGTCGGATGGCCAGGTGAGCGCCCCATCGTACCCGGGTTATCTACGCATCATCAGGTTCAGCAGCCAGCTCAAAGACATGGCCAACGGAGGAGCATCAGCCTTCCTACAC gtgtgTGACTGGCTGTACCCCCTGACTCCAGACACCCCAGTGCTTCTGTCTACCTCTGGGATCTTTATGTTTCCTGACACCATGGCGGGGATACCCGGGTCCTACGTAGGGGTTGTGCTGTCCTCTGAACTGCCTGCAGTAGACAGACATGCCTTTCAGGACCTCCTCTCACAACTCACTGAGCTACGGGTACAG GCTCCAGAGGAGGGGGCATGGTCAGAGATCATGAACCTGAGTGAGAAGGTTCCCATTGGTCCCCCTGTGGAGGGGGCGGGAGCAGGGACAGGGGAGGAAGAACTCCCCCTACCTGAATGGAGCGAGAAGATGTCCCAAGGCATCCTGGCAG GTGCATCGTggctgagtaaagggtttgtgcGTGGAGCGGAGGCCACAGGTAAGGCCATCCAGAAAGGAGCGTCTAAGCTGAGAGAACACATCACCCCAGAGAACGTCCCGGCTGAGGTCAGCCCTGGTGTTACCAAGGGCCTGCACCATGCTAAACAGGCCACCGGGGGCGCTGTTCGCGTCAGTCAGTTCCTGG TGGACGGAGTGTGTACCGTAGTAGGCTGTGTGGGGGAGAAGCTGGCTCCGCATGTAAAGAAACATGGCAGTAAACTTATCCCTGAGTCCATGAAGAACACTAAAGATGGCCGCTCCAACCTGGATGGCGCTATGGTGGTGGCAGTCAGCAGCATaaagg GTCTCTCCGCTATGTGGACTGGTTTGGAAACTGGAGCTAAGAACATCGGCAAGAGTGTCACCTCTGAGACGGTCATGACCGTGAAGCATAA ATTTCGGGGTCTGGAAGGTCTTTTAGACAACCCCTCTGACTGA